In Sphingobacterium sp. R2, the genomic stretch AAGAATATCCTGTACATACGACGGATAGCGGAATTGGTCCTTTTTATCATTCCAGACTGCTGCGCCGGCACGGCTACTTTCCAAAAGAAATGCATTTCCGTAGTCGAAAAAATATGTTCCCTTGGAAACATGCTTATTGATTGCATCAACATGTCGTACCAAACTTTTTCTCACACATTGCTTAAATTTGTCCGGGTCACTCGCCAATAAAACATTTGCTTCATCAAAGGTTAATCCCATGGGATAATATCCGCCGGACCACGGATTATGCAATGATGTCTGATCAGACCCTACAGTAATGTGGATATTTTCACGATCGAAAGTCTCCCATACTTCGACTATGTTACCGACGTAGGCAAAAGATACTATTTCCTTTTCTTCCATTGCCCACTTTACCTGTTTAACAAGTTCCTGTATGCTCACTATCAATCGGTCAACCCATCCCTGCTCATGTCGTTTTCTCGCTGCGTCGGGGTTTATTTCAGCGCATACCGTTATGCATCCTGCAATATTACCTGCTTTCGGTTGGGCCCCACTCATTCCTCCTAGGCCAGAAGTCAAAAACACCTTTCCTTGAACGGTATCATTTACCGCCAGATGTTTCCGGAATGCATTCATAACTGTAATAGTCGTTCCATGCACAATACCCTGTGGACCGATATACATGTACGAGCCGGCTGTCATCTGTCCATATTGCGTAACGCCCAACGCGTTGAAACGTTCCCAGTCATCCGGTTTCGAATAGTTTGGAATCATCATGCCATTGGTTACCACAGCACGAGGAGCGTCTTTTGAAGATGGAAAAAGTCCCATCGGATGACCACTGTAAAGATGTAATGTCTGTTCATCGGTCATTTGCGATAAATATTGCATAGTAAGACGATATTGAGCCCAATTTTGAAATACGGCTCCATTTCCACCATAAGTGATCAATTCGTGCGGATGCTGTGCGACCGCAGGATCGAGGTTGTTCTGAATCATCAACATAATTGCTGCCGCCTGCCTACTTAACGCCGGATAATCGGCTATTGGTCGAGCATGCATTGTGTATTGTGGTCTAAAACGGTACATATAAATTCGACCATAATCACGAAGCTCTTGCAAAAATTCAGGCGCTAAAATGCCGTGCCAGTGATTAGGAAAATAGCGTAATGCATTCCGTATAGCTAGCTTCTCTTCTGACTTTGTAAGAATATTCTTTCGTCGGGGAGCGTGGCTAATGGTGTGATCACGCTCTACCTTTGGCGGCAGTGTGGAAGGGATACCTTCCGCAACCTCTATCTTAAATGTATCTTTCATGGTGTTATAATGATAATACTTCCATACCATTTTTCCATACTGCTGTAGGCTGCAAACTTCCTTGGTAGTAAGTAATATGCTGATAATTGTCGGTTTTAAATAAACTAAAATCTGCACGCATTCCCTTCGCCAAAATCCCCCGGTCAGACAAGTTCAATGCCTTTGCCGCACGGTAGGTTAATGCTGCGAGTAGTTCAGCATTGGTCAACTTTTCTGCCGCTGCCAAAATCGTAGCACTTGTCAATAATTGCCCCATTGGAGCAGATCCCGGATTCCAATCACTACCTATGGCTAGGCATGCACCTGCATCCAACAGTTTTCTAGCGGGTGTAAAACCGCAACCCAATCCGATGGAAGCTGCGGGTAAAGCCACCGCGACAGTGTCCGAATGTGCGATAAGTTCAATTTCAAGAGCTGTTGAAGCCTCAAGATGATCTGCAGATTTAGCACCGAGCTCCACCGCAATCCGGCTTCCAGACGTCGTAAACTGATCGGCATGGACCGTCAGATCAAAACCCATATTTTTTGCTTTTTGTAAATAAGCGACAATGTCTTCTCCCTGAAAAGCTGTTTTTTCGATAAATGCATCCATCCGATTTGATAGCTTTTCAGATTTTAAGACCGGAAATAGAACTTCAGCCAGCATATGGAGATAGTCTTTGGCAGACCCTTTGAAATCCCGCGGAAGCATATGTGCTGCCAAACAGGTGGGGATAAGGTCTGGTTGTATTTGTCGATCTGATTCACGGATGACGCGCAATAATTTAAGTTCCTGTTCAACGTTAAGCCCATAACCGCTTTTAACTTCGATGGTTGTGATTCCTTGTTTCAATAGTAAATGTGCTCTCCTTATGGTAAGCTCTACCAATTCTTGGGCATCACAATCCCGCGTATGGGAAACGGTGCTCCAGATCCCACCTCCTGCCGCAGCGATCTCCAAGTAGCTTGAGCCGGCATTTCTAAGGGCGAAATCATTTGCACGATCGCCTGCGAAAGTA encodes the following:
- the hutI gene encoding imidazolonepropionase, with the protein product MMRKDVKLVGPFRQILTMSNMPIKGPVDDSQLSIIDEGGILIAGNTIMDVAAFDQLLQQWGQQVDLIHVEGDQVVLPGFIDCHTHITFAGDRANDFALRNAGSSYLEIAAAGGGIWSTVSHTRDCDAQELVELTIRRAHLLLKQGITTIEVKSGYGLNVEQELKLLRVIRESDRQIQPDLIPTCLAAHMLPRDFKGSAKDYLHMLAEVLFPVLKSEKLSNRMDAFIEKTAFQGEDIVAYLQKAKNMGFDLTVHADQFTTSGSRIAVELGAKSADHLEASTALEIELIAHSDTVAVALPAASIGLGCGFTPARKLLDAGACLAIGSDWNPGSAPMGQLLTSATILAAAEKLTNAELLAALTYRAAKALNLSDRGILAKGMRADFSLFKTDNYQHITYYQGSLQPTAVWKNGMEVLSL
- a CDS encoding urocanate hydratase, which codes for MKDTFKIEVAEGIPSTLPPKVERDHTISHAPRRKNILTKSEEKLAIRNALRYFPNHWHGILAPEFLQELRDYGRIYMYRFRPQYTMHARPIADYPALSRQAAAIMLMIQNNLDPAVAQHPHELITYGGNGAVFQNWAQYRLTMQYLSQMTDEQTLHLYSGHPMGLFPSSKDAPRAVVTNGMMIPNYSKPDDWERFNALGVTQYGQMTAGSYMYIGPQGIVHGTTITVMNAFRKHLAVNDTVQGKVFLTSGLGGMSGAQPKAGNIAGCITVCAEINPDAARKRHEQGWVDRLIVSIQELVKQVKWAMEEKEIVSFAYVGNIVEVWETFDRENIHITVGSDQTSLHNPWSGGYYPMGLTFDEANVLLASDPDKFKQCVRKSLVRHVDAINKHVSKGTYFFDYGNAFLLESSRAGAAVWNDKKDQFRYPSYVQDILGPMCFDYGFGPFRWVCTSGRASDLKKSDEIAMTVLEDLLAEAPLEIQQQLRDNIQWIKEADKNRLVVGSQARILYADSIGRIAIAKAFNEAVKTGLFEGPIVLGRDHHDVSGTDSPYRETSNIYDGSQYTADMAMHNVIGDSFRGATWVSIHNGGGVGWGEVINGGFGLLLDGSDEAVVRLEKMLFFDVNNGIARRAWARNKEANQALDRAMEKNAKLQVTRAHLVDDQIIEQLFDVKE